Below is a window of Microcebus murinus isolate Inina chromosome 3, M.murinus_Inina_mat1.0, whole genome shotgun sequence DNA.
AAATATGTATCCATTTACAAACACATACCGTGCATTAGGTTCTCTATTAGGCATCAGAACCAGAAAAATTTAAAGTGCTGGTCCTTTGGgttagattttttgtttgttaacagctttattgagatataatttaggctgggtgtggtagcccacctgtaatcctagcactctgggaggctgaggtgggtggaccgctcgaggtcaggagttcgagaccagcctgagaaagagcgtatttagtattttttctactaaaaatagaaagaaattttctggacagccaaaaatatgtatagaaaaaattagccgggcatggtggcacatgcctgtagtcccagctattcagaaggctgaggtgggaagattgcttgagaccaggagtttgaggttgctgtgagctaggctgatgccacggcactctagcctggacaatacagtgagactatgtctcaaaaaaaaaaaaaagatataatttatatatcataaagtTTACATACATAAAGTATATAGtttaatggtttttaatatagTCATAGAGTTGTATAATCATTCccatcatcttatttattttttatttttttagagatggggtctcactctgttgcccaggctagagtgcagtggtgcaaacaTAGCTCAttgtggtcttgaactcctgggctcaggtaatcctcctgcctcagccttctgagtagctgggattacaggtatgaaccaccatgtctggctaatttttttaaaaaaaatttatagaaatggggtctcactatgtagcctaggctagtctcaaactcctaaactcaagcaatcctcccaccttggccttccaaagtgctgggattataggtgtgagccaccgcacccagcttgtaatctaattttagaacattttcgtttccccaaaaaagaaaccctgtacccattaagaGTCACTTCCCTACTGATGGAAAATGgcttagacaaaaaaaaaaaaaaaaaaaaagagtcacttCCCATTCCTTCCCTAACCTCCCAGCCTTAggcaaccaccactctactttctgtctctatagaatGTCACACTCTGGACATTTCGTATACttggaatcatgcagtatatatcttttgtgactgacttctttcacttcaTTCTTTATTATGGCCAAATGGTATTTCACTGTAATGGATCTACTACATTTTGCTCATCTGTTCAttagttggtggacatttggattgtttccactttgggctaTTGTGATTAATATTGCTATGAACACTTGTGTGCAAGTGTTTGTGTGGACATTAACTCCATTAAATGTTCCATTAAACTTTGTCCAGTGACAATTTATGAGTCTGTCCCCCACAAAACTGTGAGCTGCTGTCATACTCAGCATCTTTTCTGACTCAAACTCAGGGCTAGAAAAACAGGCTATAGAGTCAATACTTGACAAGTGcttggggaaaggaagggagagaaggaggaagggagggagggagggagggagggagcaggataTCTGCTTTGTTTTTGAGGGTGGGGATGGATGGAGAACTCACCCTGCCGGCTCACTGGGTTGGGGAGCAGACACACTTTCTTCTTGGGGGTGGACTTCTTGGTGGGCTGGGCAGTGGTGGGAAGTACATCAACtgcagaaagaaagtaaaatgctTATCTTAGCCAGCTGAACAGCAGGTGGACTTAGAGACAAATCTTAAAACTATGTGCCTAATATCCAGGTACTGACGTCCTGACCACTATTCCCTGGGCTGCTACAGAACTTGAAAGTCACGCAGCAACAGGATTTTTGATCTACTTTCCCAATTCTCAAATGTGTCTGGCGCCCAGGATTGGGGGTCAGCTTGGTGTCCCGGGGTGGTGGTGGCTCTGGAGCCACACACACCTGAGCAGAGCCCAGCACTCCTGATTAATGACTGTGTGACTTAGGGCAAATCATAGcatttttctgtgcctcagtttccccaacttcTGAAACAGATGGTCCCCCTTCCCTCTCGGGGTTACTGTGAGAATTCCAGGGGACAGTGTGTCCCGTAAAATGTGCAATAGACATGGCTCCACCTGGCTGAAGACCTTAGGCTGAAGCCAGGATCCCTAAGCCGTTGGCACGACCAGCCCCTCAGCCCACGTTGTGAGTCCCTAAGTGAGAGGAGGAAGCTCCTAGAAAGGAGGTGGGTGCCCTTTTCTGCATGTACAATACCACAGAGGTTTCATATTTTGGGATGTGTTTACATTCTCACATCATATCAGAGCTAAAGGGACCTTCAGTCTCAAACTTTAATTTCAAAAGTGGACGCCAGAGACGAGAGGGGCTGGCCCCTGAGGCCACATAGCAGCAAGTGCTGGGCTGGGACGCCGAGCCCCCATCCTGACTCCTGGGTGGGTCACTGCCCACCTTCATTCTAACCCAGCATCCCTGCTAAAGTGCTGGGATGGGGTGCAGGGGCGGCGCCCAGAGCAAGGAGACACCTGCGGTTCTGAGGTACCGGGATGATGTGAGCACTGGGCACCCCAAATCTAGCCCTTGCCATGTGGGCTGAGGAAACAGATCTCAGTGAAATGATTCTCTGCAAAATGGTAAGAGACGGGACAGGGAGATGCCTCAAACTTAAACTCTAGAGTCACGGGGACGGGAAGGGGCAGCCAACACAGGGGTCACCTTAGAGCTGGCCTCTTCTGCATAGACAGTGGACACTTGAGCCCCTTCCCTCTCTAAGCTGCTGGAAAGCAGAGAGAACCTGATCTGCCTTGCCTGTCTCACATTTCTGGAAGAACCAACTAGCAAGAATGACACTCGCTAAGCTCCCCCGTGCTCGTGGCAGTGCCACGCCCTTTAGCATAAGTTTACTGCACCTAACAGCTTTTGGGTTGGGGAGAAGgcattattgtccccattttatccTTGAGGAAGCCTGGGCTCAGAGGGCTgaaataatttgctcaaagtTAGATAGTCGTTAAATTGCAGAGCAGGATCTACACCAAAAGACTGATTCTAGAATCTGTGCTTCTCATTCCTCCATGCCGCCTTAGGCGCAAATGTTTTCTGACAAAAAGTTAAAACACCTAAGGCTGGCCCCAGGCGCTGGGACATCAGAGTGCTGAGGGCAGCTATTGCAAGAAGAAAGCAGATGTCAGCTACCGGGCTCCTAGAGGGTGCAAGGGGCCCAGCCCTCTGCTgggatgttttctcttttaatcctcacagcccTATAAGCAGTTCTATTTGCCTGATTTTATACTCGAGGAGGCAGGGAGGTGTCTTGCCTGGTCAGTGGGGAGCCCAGAAGGGAGCCATCTCTCTGGGCCCTCCATGTCATGGCGCGGCACAGCGGCCTGGGTCTGGTGGGGGACTTGGTGGGGTGATTGtttcatttgaatttcttcttgCCCAGAGCCAGTTCCTCCTCAATTCCTCCTGACACCCTAGTTCAGCCTCTCCCTCTCTGGCCTCCTTTAAGGGATGAATTTCTTGAGCCCACGATATGCTTAAGGGCCTGAAACAGGCCCTATCTTTCCCCACTTTCTCTGCCATCTGGGCTCTGCCTCTGTAACGCAGTGACCTTGTGGTGGGAGAGCTGGGCTCTGGCTCTGGGTGTCCCGCCCTGGGGAGAGGCTGGCTGCAAGCACGCTACGGGGGGCACTGCCGGTCCCGGGCGCTGCCGGGTGTGTTAACACAGAGGCCAGGAGTGAGTGTGGGGCCAgggtggaggtggtgggaagCTTCTGAAACCAGTTGTGCTTATTTCACCCTCCACTTTCTCAGCCCTGAAATCTCACTTGTGGAAAGGTGTGGAGttcatagagacaaaaacaaTGAGCCAAACCAAAACCTGCACACCCACcaacccatttttcttttttctttcttttttttttttttttgagacagagtctcaccctgtcacccaggttagagtgccgtggcatcagcctagctcacagcaacctcaaactcctgggcttaagcgatcctcctatctcagtttcctgagtagctgggactacaggtatgagccaccatgcccggctaattttttctatatatttttagttggccaattaatttctttctatttttagtagagacagggtctcactcttgctcaggctggtttcgaactcctgaccttgagtgatcctcctgccttggcctcccagagtgctaggattacaggcatgagccaccgcgcccggcccccaaccCATTTTCCAATACAGGAATCAGGGACTGTCACCCTGAGGATGCCTCAGCTTCTCCCCAGAATCTGATTTAAGGCCTGAGGCTGGCAAGAGGTGGAAGTGCCTCACTCTGGTTTGCGTCTTCCTAACCTGCCGCTGCCCCCAGCTGTCCCTGCACCTCCCCGGTCTAATCTAATTTCCCGGATCCCCTTGTCACTCAGGACCCCCAGGTGAGCGGGAAGCGGGGCAGTGGGAGGCCTGCAGGGGGTTGGCCCCCTGCCATGGCTAAGCTGGGGAAGGGCCTGTGTGGATTCTCAccatgtcccctccccacccttgaCAGCTCCGTCCCCCCTGTCCAATATGGTCGCCACTCACCGCATGTGCTACTGGGCACGTGAAACGTGGCCAGTCAGAATCGAGATGTGCCGTGTTCGTAAAATACACATCAAACACTTAGTatgaaaaaggaatgtaaaatatttcagtaataattttcatattagttacatgttgaaataatactGTTAATACattggtttaaataaaatatattctttaaattaattttagttgcttctttttactttttttttttaaacatggctgttaaaaaatttaaagttacatcTGTGGCTTGAAATCTATTTCTGCTGGTCTTGCTGACATAACTCATGGGCAGCTTCTTAGGGCTGAAGGGGGTTGTGGAGGCCACCAGTGGCCCTGTgatacagaagaggaaactgaggcccggggaaGGGAATGACCTGCCCAAAGGCACACAGGCAGCAGAGTGGGGCCTCGGGTTCAGTCTCCTTACTCCCTGCAACCCGGGGTGTGGTTTGAGCCATAGCTCCCCCATAAAGAATATGAGGGCACCTGCCGCTCCACTGCCCCTAGAACTGCTCTCACTGGGTATGCCAGGGCCTGAGAGCTTTCTTTCCCTGTGTGTACACTCCTGTGGGGGTTTCTAACACCCCGTCAGGCCTGGGGACTCAGCCCAATCCAGCCACAGCCTCAGGTGTCCCTGATATGGCCTGAAGGATGGCACTGTCCTGTCCCCACGCAGTGGGGTGCCTATCTCTGACTCCAATTCATCTCTTTCCATCTCGTCTCATTCCCATCTGAAATGGGAACCATAACGTACCCACTTTCCAGGGTGGTTGGCAGCATTATGTGAGATAATTACGGGGGGTGCTTGGCCTGGATAAGTCTCAACTTGGATTTTCACTATTAGCAGCAGTGCCATTAGTCGCGGCTGCGGAGTGGGGCTTGCTGAGAGTGGGGCAGCCCCCCCACCAGGGCCTGGCATACAATAGGTGCTCAATGCCCACAGACAGCACTGAGCCTGATTCTTACCCACACTCAGCTGAGTTCCCGCCCCGAAGATCAGCTCCGGACTCCGGATTGTCATGCAGAAGTAGATGCCGCTGTCTGCAGGCTTCACACGTGTGAGATTAAGGACGAACCGGGCCGCGTCCCGAAACACAATTAGTTTCTCCTGTTCCACGTCCTTGCCATGGATGGTCCCTTTTGTGGAATCCCAGAGGGCCAGGAACTCGTGGTGACTGTCACTGCTCGGGGCCTGGCGCTGTCTCAGCCAGTAGATGCGCATGTTACTGAGTGGGGTTTTGGCCTCACAGGACAGTGTCACCATTTGGTTGGTCTGCACTTGTATGGGCCCACGGGTCTGCTGGAGGACTGAGCTGCCTCGGAGAGCTAGGAGAAGCCAGGAGCACAGACGTTAGCACCTTTTTCTGGCCATAGTTGTGGTCTCAAAGTCACACTGAGTCAAGTCTCAGAAGAAAAGCCATGGAAGAACCTGCCCAGGCACGGGGTTTAGGGACTGTGTTCAATGAAGGTGGTGGGTCCTGAACTCAGAGTTCACGTACCCACCTCCCAGGAGATCATCTGCAAGGCAGGTGTTCGCTAAGCCCAGCTTTACGAAAGGTACAGGGGAGAGAGCTGCCATTTGTTGATTGAATACTTACATGCCTAGTCCTTTGTAGCATAAATCGTCTCAACCAAGCCTCAAACGGGCTttgagactttttgttttttcatttacttttttttaaagacagggtctctgttgccctggagtacaatggcctgatcatagctcaagtgatcctcccagctaaACCTCCCAAGTAGTcaggcctacaggcatgtgccaccaagcacaactaacatttatttttatttatttatttatttatttttgagacagagtctcgctttgttgcctaggctagagtgagtgccgtggcatcagcctagctcacagcaacctcaaactcctgggctcaagcaatccttctgcctcagcctcccgagtagctgggactacaggcatgtgccaccatgcccaattttgtatatatatttttagttggtcaattaatttctttctatttttagtagagatagggggtctcgctcaggctggttttgaactcctgcccttgagtgatccttctgccttggcctcccagagtgctaggattataggtgtgagccaccatgcccggcccacaactaacattaaaaaaaattttttttgtagacacagggtctccctatgttgcccaggctggagtgcagtgactattcTCAGGTGTAATCATAAAACACTACAGCctcgacctcctgggctcaagcaatcctcccacctcaatctcccaagttggtgggactacaggtgcatgctaccacaccATCTGgctttgaaatttttatccccattacacagatgaggaaagtgaggcatgAAGTTACTTGCTCAAAGTCTCACTTACAGGAAACAGGTAGCCTGGGATTTAAACTCAAGGATTCAACGTCTGAAGCAAAAGCTGATTGCCTTTCACCTTGCCCAGCTGTTGCTCGATATATAGATTTTCAGTAGGCTCCAAACTGCCGTAGCAGCCCAGAGCAAGCTGCAAAGGAGCTCAGAATCACAGGCACAGCACATGGCTGCTCCGGTTAGCCTAAAAGAGGACCAGCCACCATTTCTGGACAGCAATGACAAAAGCAAAAGGAGCTTGTCACCTGAGAGGCACCAGTACAGCCCATCGCTCCCCAACTCAGCAACTGATCAGCCACTGGACCCCCATTCCCCAGTAGAAGGATAGTCACCCCAGAATCAGAGCCGGGAGTTCATTTTAGTCTCAGAGGAGAAGCACCTGGCAGGCAGGCGCTTGTTCATGAAGAACTAGAGCAGGACCCACAGACCTGGACTTGAACCCAGCCTCTGCCCGTACCAGCTGCGGGACCTCAGGCTAGTCAccgagcctcagtctcctcttgTTAAAGGAGGGCAGCTTGCTGCTGGCTTCCTGCCTGCCTCTGAGGTTAGAAAGAAATGTGtaagacaggccgggcgcagtggctcatgactgtaatcctagcactctgcgaggtcgaggcaggtggattactcaaggtcaggagtttgaaaccagcctgaacaagagtgagaccctgtctctactaagactagaaagaacttaattggccaactaaaaatatatagaaaaaattagccagacatggagtagcttatagtcccagctactcgggaggctgaggcaggaggatagcttgagcccaggagttttagattgctgtgagctaggctgacaccacggcactctagcctgggcaacagagtgagagtttgtctcaaaaaaaaaaaaaaacaaaaacaaaaacagatgtcCAAGACAGCACACTGCGAGCTATAGAGCACTGCACACAGGTAACTACTGTGTCGCATCTCAGGGGTTGTTACTGGCAGTAAATTAAACCTCAAGAAGGATCAGAAATGGGTGCATTCACAGCCAAGGCTGCACAGGCTCCAACAATCCCCGTCTGGCCTGCTGAGCCTTTCGTTTTGGCTGTGGAGCAGAGGGAGGCcttgcagggcagggcagagaccCGGGAATGCCAAGACACAGAGAGGACAGGGCCCTGGGTGGGCAGAGGAGCCAGATGGGGTGCGCCTGTGCCCAAGAGGGGCTGGCTTGCTGAGCGGCCCATGTTCACAGTCCTGCCTGTACTTGTGGCTCAGGCTCCACAGTGGCCTCCTCCACCACCGATGAAGCGGACTTCACCTTCTTGACTCCCCTCCCAGACCACGCTGAGCTTCCACCTGCATGGAGAATGAATCGGTACCTGGGGCCCAAGTAGCTGCTGggccttctcttttctctccaaaCTCCCTACTGCCTTTCCAGGGAACAGaggttttattgttttggttCACTGACCTCCTGGGGGTGTTAATAAGAATCAACAATGTCAGTATCTGCTGAGCTGTGCCGGGCATAGCacatatgttttctcatttactcctcaccaAATCCAGTGGGGAGA
It encodes the following:
- the CD8B gene encoding T-cell surface glycoprotein CD8 beta chain is translated as MQPQLWLRLAAQLAALRGSSVLQQTRGPIQVQTNQMVTLSCEAKTPLSNMRIYWLRQRQAPSSDSHHEFLALWDSTKGTIHGKDVEQEKLIVFRDAARFVLNLTRVKPADSGIYFCMTIRSPELIFGAGTQLSVVDVLPTTAQPTKKSTPKKKVCLLPNPVSRQGPPCGPLTLSLLVAGVLVLLVSLGVAIHLHCRQRRARLRFIKQFYK